The window GCCTGTATGAGAAAGTTCTCCGTCATATGTCCGCGTGCGGGCAGACCGAACGAAATATTGCTCACACCGAGTGCACAGTGCAGTCCGAGGCGTTCGTGCACCTCGCGCACGGCACGCAGCGTTTCCATCGCCTGTGACTGCTGCGCCGAGACCGTGAGCGTCAGGCAGTCGATGATGATGTCCTCGCGCTCCAGTCCGTACTTCTCCGCCTCTGCCACAATGCGCTCGGCAATGGCGACGCGCTGTGCCGCCGTCTCGGGCAGCCCCTTCTCATCCATCGCAAGTCCGAGGACTGCCGCCCCGTAGTGCTTCGCCAGTGGAAAGATGGCATCCATGCGCGCACGCTCACCACTGACCGAGTTGATGATGACGCGGCCGTTTGTCACGCGCAGCGCCGCCTCGATCACCTTTGGATTTGCCGAGTCGATCTGCAGCGGCAGATCGACGACGCTCTGCACTGCCTTGACGACATACGGGATGATCTTTTCCTCATCCACACCCTGCGCACCAACATTGATGTCAAGCACCTGCGCCCCCGCCTCCTGCTGCGAGATCGCGAGCTTTTTGATATAGCCGTAATCCTCCTCAAGGAGCGCCTGTTGGAGGCGCTTCTTGCCCGTCGGATTGATGCGCTCACCGATGACGTTGAGTTTGCCGTACTCCGCAACGCGCCCCGGCGAGGCGACACCCTTGCGCTTTTTCCGCACGGGACGTTCCGCCGCGCCCTCTGCGACTGCCGATGTGAGCGCACGGATAAAATCGGGCGTTGTACCGCAGCAGCCGCCCATGATGAGGGCACCGCGCTGCGCGAACACGGCCATCTCACGGCCGAAATCCTCTGCCGTCATCTCGTACGCACCCGTGCGCGGGTCAGGGAGGCCTGCGTTCGGCTTGACGATGATTGGCAGATCGGTCCACTCCATCAGCTCGTCCACAATCGGCACGAGTTCCACGGGGCCGAGCGAGCAGTTCACGCCGAACGCAGAAACGCCGAGCGCGTCCAGCGTGACCGCAACGGACGGGACAGCCGCGCCGAGGAAGGTACGCCCGTTCTGCTCGAAGGTCATCGTCACCCAGATCGGCAGTTTCGTATGCTCCTTTGCTGCGAGCACCGCCGCCTTGACCTCGTAGAGGTCGGTCAATGTCTCAAAGATGACGAGATCCGCCCCCGCCTCCTCGCCCGCGACCACCATCTCACGAAAGAGCTCGTATGCCGCCTCAAATGAGAGCGTTCCAAGCGGCTCGACCAACTCCCCGATCGGACCGATGTCGAGCGCGACGCGCACACCTGCCGTCCCTGAGCGTTCCGCCGAACGCCGCGCAGTCGCGATATTTGCGGCGATCACCTCCGCCACCGTCCTGCCTGTCCCTGCGAGCTTGTGTCCGTTCGCACCGAAGGTATTACTGTAGATCACGCGGCTGCCCGCCGCGATATAGTTTCGATGAACCTCCTCGATCACCTCGGGATGCTCCATGCCGAAGAGCTCGGGGCGCTCGCCCGGTGCGAGCCCGCGCGCCTGCAACTCCGTCCCCATCCCTCCGTCCAATATCGTTATTTGATGCATTCCATATCCCCCATTACCACTGTCTGTCTATATACAGATGCTTGTGTAATCCCGGAAGCGAACCCTAGTGAAACAAGCGAGGAAAGCGTGCGGTATGCCCCGGCGGATTTCTTTCGTTTAAGCGAAGCGCGTTTAAGAAGTCCGCCGGTATTTGAGCATACAAGCACGCGGTCGCTTGTGCAACGAGGCGTTCGCGTTGGGATTACACAAAGATTAATGCGCTATGTCCTCGCCCCTTCGCGGCACCTGCGCCCCGCCTTGCGGAACGGACAGTTGCGGAACATCAGGCAGTGCTCGCAGTCGGGCGGTCGATGCGGCTGCGGCGTACGCGCGATGCCCATGATCGCCGTCACCGATTTGCGCGGAACCATGATCGTCGTCGGTGTCAGCGAAACCCCGATGCGCCGCGTCATATCGAGCAGTGCAAAGAATTTCGGCTGCTCCGTGATCGGCAGATCGCCGTAGCCGGGGCTGAACCGATCCGTCAGATAGCGCCCCTCCGCCTCCACGGCGCGGCGCATATCGCTCTCGAAGTTGTTGCAGATGTTCTCAATCGCCGTGCTCGCACACGCATCCATAATGACTGAGTCCGCCGCGTTCACAACCTCATAGCGCATCATCAGCCGCTCGACACCGGAACCGAGGGTCGCACCAAAGAGCACAACCTCCTCACACGGCGCAAGCATCCGAGGGATGTCATTTCCTGCAAACGTCACGCCGAGCACAGCCCCATCTTCAAGAGGCGCATGGCGATACGTCAGGCGCGGGGTCGCCGCCGCCAACACCTCATCTGTACAGCGTTTGATCTGCGCTGCGATCTCCTCCGTCAGCTCCTGCCCGCGAAAGCCAAGATATTTCAAGATTTCATTCATATTCAGCGTTGTAAAACGCGGTTCAAACATAGTTTCTCCTGTTTTCGTGAAAAAACTTCCATAATACACAGGCTAAGAGTATAGCATATTCGAGCAGTGCCTACAATTAACTTTTGTCATATGATAATATGTAGAGAAAGCACTGATAAATTCAGCACTGCCATATTGACGCATCTTTTTTGCCCGCACTTTGGCGGAAATCCACCCACATAGCCCTTGCTATGCGTCCGGTTTTCCACCTTGTTCGGACGAAAAAATCTACGCCAATCCGGCAGACTTCATTTTATCAAAGATTCCTATGCTATAATACGCCACTATCGTTCTATATAAAATTGCAGGGAGGACATAAAATGATTAAAGAAGCGATCCGGAAAGTTGTCGGCAAGGAAGATCTCAGCTATGACGAAGCATATGCCGTCATGAATGAGATTATGTCGGGTAAAACCTCGGCGGTCGAGAACGCCGCCTACCTTGCCGCACTCTCCACAAAAAGCAGCGGCATGGAGACTATCGAGGAGATCTCGGGCTCTGCGGCGGCGATGCGTGAGCACGCCGAGCGTGTCGAGCACGATATGGAGGTCATCGACATCGTCGGCACGGGCGGCGACCACTCGGGCAGCATCAACGTCTCGACGACCGCGTCCTTTCTCGCAGCTGCGGCGGGACTCAAGGTCTGCAAGCACGGCAACCGCGCGGCATCTTCGTGGAGCGGTACGGCGGACTGCCTGGAGGCGCTCGGTGTGAACATCGACCAGTCACCTGCAAAGGTGCGTGCGGAACTTCGCGCCATTGGCATGGCTTTTCTCTTTGCACAACGCTATCACCGCTCCATGAAGCACGTCGGAGCAATTCGTCGCGAGCTCGGCATCCGCACGGTGTTCAACATCCTCGGCCCGCTCACGAATCCCGCGCGTCCTGCCTCAATGCTGCTTGGCGTCTACAGCGCACATCTGCTGCGCCCACTCGCAAACGTACTGCCCAGTCTTGGTGTGAAGCGCGCACTCATCGTCCACGGCACAGACGGTATGGACGAGATCAGCATCGGTGCACCGACCCTCATGCACGAGATCGCAGACGGCTGGGAACGCTCCTACGAGATCCGCCCCGAGGATTTCGGCATCACCCCCGCAGCGAAGGAAGCGATTCGCGGCGGTAAGCCCGACGAAAACGCAGCTGTCACACGCGGCATCCTCAGCGGCACGATCACGGATGCACGCGCGGATGTCTGCCTTCTGAACGCAGGCGCCGCCATCTACATCGGCAGTGCCGTCCCCTCCATTGCGGACGGCATTGCAGCAGCACGTCGCACCATCGCCGACGGTACAGCCCTTCGAAAGCTCGACGATTTCATCGCAATCTCCCAATAAAAGAACACGACAACGATCGAGATTAGGACGAAAGTACAGGACTTTCAACCTATGTTCATTGTATCCATTTCGGTGGAGGATGGGACATTTCCTGTACACGCACCATCCTCCGATGCAGTGTCTCCGGCTTACTTATCAGAAAAAAGCTGTCCTCCGGTATCAAAAAAAGTTAATGATCCGGCAATTTTTTTACAGGACTTTAGAAGGATATTTTCATTTATTGCCGAATCTATTGTTTAATAGATAAATCTTATTATTTTTCTCGGTGCGTCACCACCGTAGACAAGGTATGGAAAGGATGGCAGGAATGAAGCTAAAAACCAAAATGCTGCTGTGGATCGGAGCACCGCTCATCGTCATATTTTTGGCGATGGCGGCCTTTACCTACTGGGAGGCAAGCTCGATGATCGAGCAGGCGACCGAGCGTGAAATGCGCGCCCTCTCTGCCTATCATGCCGAGGAAATCAGTCGCATGGTCGAGGAACCGAAGGGCATTCTCGACGGATTGGGACAAGTGTGGACAACGAAACTGCCATCCGACAAAACCTTCATTGAAACTGCCGCGAATTTTGGCGCACGCACTGATATTGACGGCATCTATCTCGCTTCTGTCGGTCACGATTTTCTCTACGGCAATGAGCAAATTATTCCGCAGGCGGAATTCGACCCGACATCGCGCGACTGGTACAGGCTCGCAAAACAAAACGACGGCGTACAGATTTCGGATGTTTACATCAATAAATTCCACAACACCAAGGTCGTCGCACTCAGCCGCGAACTCCGCGCAAGCGACGGAAGAGAAGCCGTTCTCGGCATGGACATCCCGTTTGCAGACATTGAAAAAACAGTCCTCTCCTTAAAGGTCGGTGAACATGGCGGTGCGTTCCTGCTGGATGCCGCCGGTCATTTCATCGCACATCCGGTGATGACGATGGAAGACAACGTACATGCACAGGGTGAGGAAGACGCGCGCCGTCTGCTCTCAAAAGAGCCCATTTTCTTCACAAACACATGGCAAGGCATTGAGAACTACTATGTCGTTCACCCCGTCGGCAACACGGGATGGTCGCTCGTTCTCTTCGTTCCGAAGGACGAAGTGCTGGGCGATGTGAACACCCTCAAGTGGGCGATGCTGACCGTGGCACTCGTCTCCCTCCTCCTCCTCGGCGGTCTGCTCTACAAGATCGCTCACTCGATTGCAGGGCCGCTGGAGAACATGGCTGTCGCAGCACAGGAGGTGGCAAAGGGAAATCTTGCCGTCGTCCCTCCCCAAATGAATCGTGACGATGAGATCGGGCAGCTCCACAACGCCCTGCTCGCGATGGTCAAGAACCTGCGCGAGCTGATCCAAAAGACGGCACAGACCTCCGAACAGCTTGCCGCCGCCTCCGAGCAGCTGACCGCCTCGGCGGATCAGTCGGCACAGGGTGCGCAGAGTGCAGCCGAGGCGATTGTCAAGATCACGGGCAGCACCGTCGAACAGAACGAGGTCGTCGACCAGTCCTTTCAGACAGTGGACGGCATCACAACCGCCATCAATGAGATCACAAAGGGCATCTCGGATGTTTCCGCCGCCACCCACCGTGCGGAAACGGCGACCGTCGAAGGACAGCAGGGACTCGGCGTTGCCGTCAAGGGCATGGACGTGCTTGACCAGAGTGCAAAGGATGTCTCCGAGGCAGTCACGGCACTCTATGAGAGTTCCAAACGCATCTCCGAGATCGTCGAGATGATCACACAGATTGCGGAACAGACGAACCTCCTTGCCCTCAACGCAGCCATTGAGGCGGCACGTGCAGGCGAACAGGGACGAGGCTTTGCCGTCGTCGCCGAGGAAGTCCGAAAGCTCGCCGAACAATCCGGAACCGCCGCGCAAGAGATCACGGCACTGATCACCGACAACGCCAACCGCATTGAGAACACATTCAAGGTCATGCAGAAACAGAAGGAACACGTCGGCGAGGGTGTCGAGCAGGTCAATCAGGCGGGCGAACAGTTCAACCGCATCGCGGGTGTTGTGAGCGAGCTTACTGAGAAGGTCGATGCCATCCTGAAGAGCACCGAGGGCATCAAAACAGGCAGTGCCCGCATGGTCAGCTCGGTCGAATCCGTCCAGAAGGTTTCGAACGCCGTCCACAGTGAGGCGGAGAACGTTTCTGCCGTTTCCGAGGAGCAGGCGGCCTCCATGCAGGAAATTGCAGCCTCCAGTCAGACCCTCGCACAGCTCGCCCAGGATCTGCAAAAACTTGTCGGACGCTTCCACTTATAAGACAGAAAAGCTCTATGATAAATGTTACAACTGCGATGCTCCTAAGCAAACCCTAGTGGAACTCGCGTAACATTTGACATAGAACCAACACAAAGGGGCTGCCCCAATGGGGCAGCCCCTTTGCTATGCTCCGATTCTCGCCGAGAATGCGGATTAGTGATTGAACATATTGCGCAGTGCCTGCTTGTTGACCTCACGGTTCAGCTGTGCAAGGTGCTGCGTGAGCTTGATGCTCTTCGGGCAGACGCGCTCACAGTTCTGACTGTTGCCGCAGCTCGTGATGCCGCCCTTTTCCATCAGCGCATTCAGACGCTTCGGCGCATCGAACTTTCCGAGCGGATGGAGGTTAAAGAGGAGCGCCTGTGCCGTCGGTGAAGCACCGATGAAGTCGGACTGCGGACCGACGTTCGGACATGCCTCAAGGCAGCAGCCGCACGTCATGCAGTGCGACAGCTCGTAACACGTTTCTGCCGTGTATGGGTTCTGGATCGGCGCATCTTTGACCCCCCATGTGCCGTCCACCTCGACCCATCCATGGATGCGCTTCAGGCTCTCGAACATGACGGAGCGGTCGATAAGGAGGTCTCGAATGACGGGGAATGTACGTGCCGGCTGCACGCGGATCGGCTGCGTGAGGTTGTCGATGAGGGCGCAGCACGCCTGCTGTGCACGCCCGTTAATGACCATCATGCACGCACCGCAGACCTTTTCGAGGCAGTTGCACTCCCAGACCGGAGGAGGGACGCGCTTGCCGTCCACCGTCACGGGGTTCTTCTGGATCTCCATAAGGGACGCAACAACGTTGAGACCGGGACGATAGTCAACCTCGAACTCCTGCGTATAGGGGTTCTCGTTCGGTCCATCCTGACGCTCGATGATAAAACGAACTTTTTTCTGTTCTGCCATGACTTCTATCCTCCCTTACTCCTTCTTGGCGACGGCGTAGTTACGTGCACGTGCCTTGATGAGTGAATGCTCGAACTCCATGTAGCTGACCTTAGGCTCCTCGGTCTTCGGATCGTAGTCCACGATGGAGGTCTTCATAAAGCGCTCGTCGTCACGGCCGTAGAACATCAGCTCACCGGCAGCATCCGTCATGCGCTCACCCTTGTCGTCAAGGAGAATCTTCGCGTGTGCTCCGCGGCTTTCGTCGCGACAGCGTGCCGCCTTTGTTACAACCATCGCATAGAGGATCATGTTGCGCAGCTGGCGCACGAACATGGCTTCCTGGTTCGCCCATGTGCCGTGGTCGGTCACGCCGATGTCATCCCAACGCTTGAGGATGCCCTTGAGTTTTTCAAGACAGATGTCAAGCCCCTTGTTGTCGCGTTCGATGGAAACGTAGTCGTACATGATCTCGCCCATCTCCTGATGGAGCTTGTGCGCGTTCTCAGGACCCGTCATGTTGCGGATCTTGTCGAACTCAGCAACCGCTTCCTTGCGTGCACTCTCAAGCTCTTCCTCGGTCAGTGCCGTACCAAGCTCGCCGCTGCGCGCCCAGCGCAGTGCCTCAGGGCCTGCGATGAACCCGGAGTATGCTGCCGAGAGGAGTGAATTCGCACCGAGACGGTTCGCACCGTGGTACTGGTGATCACACTCGCCCGCCGCCATGAGGCCGGGGATGTTCGTATGGTGGTTGCGATCGACCCAGATGCCGCCCATGGAGTAGTGTACGGACGGGAAGATCTCCATCGGCACCTTGCGCGGATCCTGACCGACGAATTCGGAGTACATCTCAAGGATGCCGCCGAGCTTGCGCTCAAGGTAGTCCGCAGGGATGTGCGAGAGGTCGAGGTAAACGCGACGGTCGTTGTTCACGCCGAGACCCATGTGGACGCAGACCTTGAAGATCGCACGGGACGCAACGTCACGCGGAACGAGGTTGCCGTATGCAGGGTACATCTCCTCAAGGAAGTACCATGGCTTGCCGTCCTTGTACGTCCAGACGCGTCCGCCTTCCCCGCGGCACGCCTCGGACATGAGACGGTTCTTGTCCGAGCCCGGAATTGCGGTCGGATGGATCTGGATGAACTCGGGGTTGCCGATGTGTGCGCCCTGCTGATATGCGGAGGAAACCGCCGAGCCGTTGCAGATCGTGGACGCCGTGCAGCGTCCGAACACCTGCCCCGGGCCGCCTGTCGCGAGGATGACGACGTCCGCCGGGAATGACTTGATCTCGTTCGAGTTCATGTTCTGCGCAACAATTCCGCGAACGATGCCGTCCTTGTTCTTGATTGCGCGAATGTATTCCCAGAACTCGTATTTCGTGACCTTGCCCTTGACCTCCCAACGACGCACCTGCTCGTCGAGTGCATAGAGGAGCTGCTGACCGGTCGTAGAGCCCGCAAATACGGTGCGCTTGTTCTTCTGTCCGCCGAAGTTGCGGAGATCGAGCACGCCCTCTGCCGTACGCGTGAACGGAACGCCCATGCGGTCGAACATCTTGACGAGCTTCGGAGCCGCCTCGACCATGCCCTTGACGGCAAGCTGATCGGCGAGGAAGTCGCCGCCGTAGACCGTATCATCGAAGTGTTCGTAGACACTGTCATGTTCGCCCTTTGTATCCATGCAGGCGTTCATACCGCCCTGCGCACAGAGCGAGTGCGAACGCTTCACCGGGCAATAGGAAAAGAGGTCGACCGTACCGCCGCCCTCGCAGACCTTCATCGTCGCGAGAAGTCCCGCCAGACCGCCGCCGACGATGATAACCTTGTTCTCTGGTACTTTAGCCATTCTTACTCTCCTTTGCTGCGGTTCTCACATGAAGTAGCTGCCCATGAAGGCAAGCGTAACAAGACTCATCAGCGTGCAGAGACCCATCGACAGTGCGTTGATGACGGACTGTGCGCGCGGTCCCTTCGCAATGCCCCACGTCATGCAGAACGTCGAGATGCCGTTGCAGAAATGGAAGATCGCCGCAAGCATACCGAGTGTGTAGAGCACCGTATGGAGGATTGCATAATCGCCGGTTACAAAGTAGGTGTAGAGCAAGTCATAGTTGATATGCGTTCCCATGACCCCCTTCTCCCACACGCGCATATAGCCGACGTGCCAGATGAGGAACGGGATAAGCAGCCATGCCGTATAGCGCTGGACGGCGAACTGCCAGTTGCGGACGTAGCCATAATTGCTCGGGTTGTTCTTCGCCTGTGCAGCGATGTAGATGCCATAGATCGCGTGGAAGAGAATCGGTACGGCGATGGCGAAGATCTCGAGCCCGTAGAATACGGGACGCGGGATGAGCTCCATCATGGCCAGCGCATCATTGAACGCCTTTGCGCCCTGAAGCACGGTCGAGTTCGTAAAGACGTGCTCGAAGAGGAACACGCCGATGATGACGAGTCCGACCAATGAATGCAGCCGCCGCATGTAAAAGGTTGTGTGGAACATTTCATACCTCCTGAAATATGTAGACCTTTGGAGCCGCAGCCTCGGAGCATATCCGAGGCTGCGCCCCCGAATGATTTGTCATGCGCCAAACCATCGGCATGAACACTCTGATGAGGATGTGCTTAGAGTTTCCGATAGGGTTTCTGCCCCATCTCGTAGAAGTTGTTGCCCTCGGAGTCAATCACGACGATGCAGGGGAAATCCTCGACCGTCAGTTTCGCGACCGCCTCAGGGCCAAGTTCCGGATAGCCCACGACTTCGTACTTCTTCACGGATTTTGCGATGAGCGCCGCAGCGCCGCCGACAGCGGCAAAATAGGTGACGCCGTTCTTCTTCATCGACTCCACGACCGCAGCCGAGCGCGACCCCTTGCCCACCATGCCCTTGATGCCCTGCTCAAGCATTGTCGGCGTGTAGGCATCCATGCGGCCGGAGGTCGTGGGGCCTGCCGAGCCGATCGGATCGCCCGGCTTCGCCGGTGTCGGTCCCAGATAGTAGACGATCTGATCGTGCCAGTCGACCGGCAGAGGTTCGCCCTTTGCGAGTGCCTCCGTCATCGCCTTGTGTGCCGCATCACGTGCGCTGATGATCGTGCCCGTGATAAGGACGCTGTCGCCCGCCTTGAGTTTGCGCGACATTTCCTCCGTGAACGGAGTTGTAATACGGATACTTTCCGCCATGAGTATTCCTCCCTAACAATAATACACAGGAACTGTTTTGTTACAGGACACGATGCGCATGCCGAAGAGCATGACAGCAGATCGTCACTGCAACGGGGAGGCCGGCGATGTGCGTCGCGCCCCACTCTACGTTCACGGCAAGCGCGGTCGTCGTCCCGCCCAGCTGAGGACCGATGCCCGTCTTGTTGATCAT of the Selenomonas dianae genome contains:
- a CDS encoding homocysteine S-methyltransferase family protein translates to MHQITILDGGMGTELQARGLAPGERPELFGMEHPEVIEEVHRNYIAAGSRVIYSNTFGANGHKLAGTGRTVAEVIAANIATARRSAERSGTAGVRVALDIGPIGELVEPLGTLSFEAAYELFREMVVAGEEAGADLVIFETLTDLYEVKAAVLAAKEHTKLPIWVTMTFEQNGRTFLGAAVPSVAVTLDALGVSAFGVNCSLGPVELVPIVDELMEWTDLPIIVKPNAGLPDPRTGAYEMTAEDFGREMAVFAQRGALIMGGCCGTTPDFIRALTSAVAEGAAERPVRKKRKGVASPGRVAEYGKLNVIGERINPTGKKRLQQALLEEDYGYIKKLAISQQEAGAQVLDINVGAQGVDEEKIIPYVVKAVQSVVDLPLQIDSANPKVIEAALRVTNGRVIINSVSGERARMDAIFPLAKHYGAAVLGLAMDEKGLPETAAQRVAIAERIVAEAEKYGLEREDIIIDCLTLTVSAQQSQAMETLRAVREVHERLGLHCALGVSNISFGLPARGHMTENFLIQAMHVGLDFPIINPNTKGVMDAVVSFRAVSGEDVDCAAYIERFAPEQAEMRRRKELGITGDEAAGAVQNAAAESGSEAVDPLMDAIIRGLSDDAERITRKLLTEMEPMEIIQEKVIPALDIVGDRYEKEIIFLPQLINAANAATAGLELIKVRLAEKGQGVSKGKIILATVEGDIHDIGKNIVKVVLENYGYQIIDLGRDVPIQRVVEVAIEKKVGLIGLSALMTTTVTAMKKTIEALHEAGHPCETIVGGAVLTEDYAKEIGADHYAGDARSMVEIARRVLG
- a CDS encoding vitamin B12 dependent-methionine synthase activation domain-containing protein, translated to MFEPRFTTLNMNEILKYLGFRGQELTEEIAAQIKRCTDEVLAAATPRLTYRHAPLEDGAVLGVTFAGNDIPRMLAPCEEVVLFGATLGSGVERLMMRYEVVNAADSVIMDACASTAIENICNNFESDMRRAVEAEGRYLTDRFSPGYGDLPITEQPKFFALLDMTRRIGVSLTPTTIMVPRKSVTAIMGIARTPQPHRPPDCEHCLMFRNCPFRKAGRRCREGART
- the trpD gene encoding anthranilate phosphoribosyltransferase — protein: MIKEAIRKVVGKEDLSYDEAYAVMNEIMSGKTSAVENAAYLAALSTKSSGMETIEEISGSAAAMREHAERVEHDMEVIDIVGTGGDHSGSINVSTTASFLAAAAGLKVCKHGNRAASSWSGTADCLEALGVNIDQSPAKVRAELRAIGMAFLFAQRYHRSMKHVGAIRRELGIRTVFNILGPLTNPARPASMLLGVYSAHLLRPLANVLPSLGVKRALIVHGTDGMDEISIGAPTLMHEIADGWERSYEIRPEDFGITPAAKEAIRGGKPDENAAVTRGILSGTITDARADVCLLNAGAAIYIGSAVPSIADGIAAARRTIADGTALRKLDDFIAISQ
- a CDS encoding methyl-accepting chemotaxis protein, with translation MKLKTKMLLWIGAPLIVIFLAMAAFTYWEASSMIEQATEREMRALSAYHAEEISRMVEEPKGILDGLGQVWTTKLPSDKTFIETAANFGARTDIDGIYLASVGHDFLYGNEQIIPQAEFDPTSRDWYRLAKQNDGVQISDVYINKFHNTKVVALSRELRASDGREAVLGMDIPFADIEKTVLSLKVGEHGGAFLLDAAGHFIAHPVMTMEDNVHAQGEEDARRLLSKEPIFFTNTWQGIENYYVVHPVGNTGWSLVLFVPKDEVLGDVNTLKWAMLTVALVSLLLLGGLLYKIAHSIAGPLENMAVAAQEVAKGNLAVVPPQMNRDDEIGQLHNALLAMVKNLRELIQKTAQTSEQLAAASEQLTASADQSAQGAQSAAEAIVKITGSTVEQNEVVDQSFQTVDGITTAINEITKGISDVSAATHRAETATVEGQQGLGVAVKGMDVLDQSAKDVSEAVTALYESSKRISEIVEMITQIAEQTNLLALNAAIEAARAGEQGRGFAVVAEEVRKLAEQSGTAAQEITALITDNANRIENTFKVMQKQKEHVGEGVEQVNQAGEQFNRIAGVVSELTEKVDAILKSTEGIKTGSARMVSSVESVQKVSNAVHSEAENVSAVSEEQAASMQEIAASSQTLAQLAQDLQKLVGRFHL
- the sdhB gene encoding succinate dehydrogenase iron-sulfur subunit yields the protein MAEQKKVRFIIERQDGPNENPYTQEFEVDYRPGLNVVASLMEIQKNPVTVDGKRVPPPVWECNCLEKVCGACMMVINGRAQQACCALIDNLTQPIRVQPARTFPVIRDLLIDRSVMFESLKRIHGWVEVDGTWGVKDAPIQNPYTAETCYELSHCMTCGCCLEACPNVGPQSDFIGASPTAQALLFNLHPLGKFDAPKRLNALMEKGGITSCGNSQNCERVCPKSIKLTQHLAQLNREVNKQALRNMFNH
- the sdhA gene encoding succinate dehydrogenase flavoprotein subunit codes for the protein MAKVPENKVIIVGGGLAGLLATMKVCEGGGTVDLFSYCPVKRSHSLCAQGGMNACMDTKGEHDSVYEHFDDTVYGGDFLADQLAVKGMVEAAPKLVKMFDRMGVPFTRTAEGVLDLRNFGGQKNKRTVFAGSTTGQQLLYALDEQVRRWEVKGKVTKYEFWEYIRAIKNKDGIVRGIVAQNMNSNEIKSFPADVVILATGGPGQVFGRCTASTICNGSAVSSAYQQGAHIGNPEFIQIHPTAIPGSDKNRLMSEACRGEGGRVWTYKDGKPWYFLEEMYPAYGNLVPRDVASRAIFKVCVHMGLGVNNDRRVYLDLSHIPADYLERKLGGILEMYSEFVGQDPRKVPMEIFPSVHYSMGGIWVDRNHHTNIPGLMAAGECDHQYHGANRLGANSLLSAAYSGFIAGPEALRWARSGELGTALTEEELESARKEAVAEFDKIRNMTGPENAHKLHQEMGEIMYDYVSIERDNKGLDICLEKLKGILKRWDDIGVTDHGTWANQEAMFVRQLRNMILYAMVVTKAARCRDESRGAHAKILLDDKGERMTDAAGELMFYGRDDERFMKTSIVDYDPKTEEPKVSYMEFEHSLIKARARNYAVAKKE
- a CDS encoding succinate dehydrogenase, with translation MFHTTFYMRRLHSLVGLVIIGVFLFEHVFTNSTVLQGAKAFNDALAMMELIPRPVFYGLEIFAIAVPILFHAIYGIYIAAQAKNNPSNYGYVRNWQFAVQRYTAWLLIPFLIWHVGYMRVWEKGVMGTHINYDLLYTYFVTGDYAILHTVLYTLGMLAAIFHFCNGISTFCMTWGIAKGPRAQSVINALSMGLCTLMSLVTLAFMGSYFM
- a CDS encoding Fe-S-containing hydro-lyase, with the translated sequence MAESIRITTPFTEEMSRKLKAGDSVLITGTIISARDAAHKAMTEALAKGEPLPVDWHDQIVYYLGPTPAKPGDPIGSAGPTTSGRMDAYTPTMLEQGIKGMVGKGSRSAAVVESMKKNGVTYFAAVGGAAALIAKSVKKYEVVGYPELGPEAVAKLTVEDFPCIVVIDSEGNNFYEMGQKPYRKL